In Neofelis nebulosa isolate mNeoNeb1 chromosome 10, mNeoNeb1.pri, whole genome shotgun sequence, one DNA window encodes the following:
- the ATG16L2 gene encoding protein Atg16l2 isoform X1, whose protein sequence is MEGPGAPGVPWKRHIVRQLRQRDRTQKALFLELVPAYNRLLEKAELLARISEKLQPEPNDATPATHQGPWEEESEPDSDQVPSPTTLRMKWQEEEEGLRLVCGEMAYQVVEKRAALGALESTLEERQSRLAALEARVAQLQEARAQQTRHLDAQRALNVAQRAAYEGLRAQAGLQEAALRRHEEEARDLLEWLVQRKARAAAERNLRNERHERAKQARMSLELKKAAKRTVSISESPNTVGDGIREMAETVTLTAEPLSLETEAGEKWKRPFRSASATSLTLSRCVDVVKGLLDFKKRRGHSVGGAPEQRYQSIPVCGAVQPPTQVQDVLNAHLSEVNAVCFGPNSSLLATGGADRFIHLWNVVGGRLEANQTLEGAGGSITSVDFDPSGSQILAATYNQAAQLWKVGEAQSKETLSGHTDKVTAAKFKLTRHQAVTGSRDRTVKEWDLGRAYCSRTINVLSYCNDVVCGDHVIISGHNDQKIRFWDSRGPCCTQVIPVQGRVTSLNLSHDQLHLLSCSRDNTLKVIDLRVSNIRQVFRADGFKCGSDWTKAVFSPDRSYALAGSWDGALYVWDVDTGKLEGSLRGPHCTAVNAVAWCYSGSHVVSVDQARKVVLWH, encoded by the exons ATGGAGGGGCCTGGCGCCCCCGGTGTCCCCTGGAAACGCCACATAGTGCGGCAGCTTCGGCAGCGGGACCGCACGCAAAAGGCACTCTTCCTGGAACTGGTGCCTGCCT ATAACCGTCTCCTAGAGAAGGCTGAATTGTTGGCCCGGATCTCAGAGAAGCTGCAGCCAGAGCCAAACGATGCCACTCCTGCTACCCACCAGGGCCCCTG GGAGGAGGAATCGGAGCCCGATTCAGACCAAGTCCCTTCACCAACCACTCTGAGGATGAAGtggcaagaggaggaggaggggctccGGCTGGTCTGTGGTGAG ATGGCCTACCAGGTGGTGGAGAAGAGGGCAGCCCTGGGCGCCCTGGAGTCGACGCTGGAGGAGCGGCAGAGCAG gctggCGGCTCTGGAGGCCCGCGTGGCGCAGCTGCAGGAGGCGCGGGCGCAGCAGACCCGGCACCTGGACGCGCAGCGGGCGCTGAACGTAGCGCAGCGGGCGGCGTACGAGGGGCTCCGCGCGCAAGCCGGGCTCCAGGAGGCGGCCCTGCGTAGGCACGAGGAGGAGGCACGTGACCTGCTGGAGTGGCTCGTGCAGCGCAAGGCGCGCGCTGCCGCCGAGCGCAACCTGCGCAATGAGCGCCACGAGAG GGCCAAGCAGGCGCGGATGTCCCTGGAGCTAAAGAAGGCTGCCAAGCGGACAGTGAGCATCAGCGA GAGTCCAAACACTGTAGGTGATGGGATCAGAGAGATGGCTGAGACTGTGACCCTGACTGCTGAGCCCCTATCCCTGGAGACTGAGGCTGGTGAGAAGTGGAAGAGGCCCTTCAG GTCTGCCTCCGCCACCTCCTTGACGCTCTCCCGCTGTGTGGATGTGGTGAAGGGGCTTCTgga ttTCAAGAAGAGGAGAGGCCACTCTGTTGGAGGAGCTCCTGAACAGCGATACCAGAGCATCCCTGTGTGTGGGGCCGTCCAGCCTCCTACCCAGGTTCAGGATGTGCTG AATGCCCACCTCTCCGAGGTCAATGCTGTTTGTTTTGGCCCCAATAGCAGCCTCCTGGCCACTGGAGGGGCTGACCGCTTCATCCATCTCTGGAACGTTGTGGGAG GTCGTCTGGAGGCCAACCAGACCCTTGAAGGAGCTGGTGGCAGCATCACCAGCGTGGACTTTGACCCTTCG GGCTCCCAGATATTGGCAGCTACTTACAATCAGGCTGCCCAGCTCTGGAAGGTGGGGGAGGCACAGTCCAAG GAGACACTGTCTGGACACACAGACAAGGTGACGGCTGCCAAATTCAAGCTAACAAGGCACCAGGCGGTGACTGGGAGCCGAGACCGGACAGTGAAGGAGTGGGACCTCGGCCGCGCCTACT GCTCCAGGACCATCAATGTCCTTTCGTACTGTAATGATGTGGTGTGTGGGGACCATGTAATCATTAGTGGCCACAATGACCAGAAGATCCGGTTCTGGGACAGCAG GGGCCCCTGCTGCACCCAGGTCATTCCTGTGCAGGGTCGGGTCACCTCCCTGAACCTCAGCCATGACCAGTTGCATCTGCTTAGCTGTTCCCGAGATAACACACTTAAGGTCATTGACCTTCGTGTCAGCAATATCCGCCAAGTATTCAG GGCTGATGGCTTCAAGTGTGGTTCTGACTGGACCAAAGCCGTGTTCAG TCCAGATAGAAGCTACGCACTGGcaggttcctgggatggagccctttATGTCTGGGATGTGGACACTGGGAAGCTGGAGGGCAGTCTACGGGGACCCCACTG caCTGCTGTCAACGCCGTGGCCTGGTGCTACTCTGGGAGCCACGTGGTGAGCGTGGACCAGGCCAGGAAGGTTGTGCTCTGGCACTAG
- the ATG16L2 gene encoding protein Atg16l2 isoform X3: MAYQVVEKRAALGALESTLEERQSRLAALEARVAQLQEARAQQTRHLDAQRALNVAQRAAYEGLRAQAGLQEAALRRHEEEARDLLEWLVQRKARAAAERNLRNERHERAKQARMSLELKKAAKRTVSISESPNTVGDGIREMAETVTLTAEPLSLETEAGEKWKRPFRSASATSLTLSRCVDVVKGLLDFKKRRGHSVGGAPEQRYQSIPVCGAVQPPTQVQDVLNAHLSEVNAVCFGPNSSLLATGGADRFIHLWNVVGGRLEANQTLEGAGGSITSVDFDPSGSQILAATYNQAAQLWKVGEAQSKETLSGHTDKVTAAKFKLTRHQAVTGSRDRTVKEWDLGRAYCSRTINVLSYCNDVVCGDHVIISGHNDQKIRFWDSRGPCCTQVIPVQGRVTSLNLSHDQLHLLSCSRDNTLKVIDLRVSNIRQVFRADGFKCGSDWTKAVFSPDRSYALAGSWDGALYVWDVDTGKLEGSLRGPHCTAVNAVAWCYSGSHVVSVDQARKVVLWH; the protein is encoded by the exons ATGGCCTACCAGGTGGTGGAGAAGAGGGCAGCCCTGGGCGCCCTGGAGTCGACGCTGGAGGAGCGGCAGAGCAG gctggCGGCTCTGGAGGCCCGCGTGGCGCAGCTGCAGGAGGCGCGGGCGCAGCAGACCCGGCACCTGGACGCGCAGCGGGCGCTGAACGTAGCGCAGCGGGCGGCGTACGAGGGGCTCCGCGCGCAAGCCGGGCTCCAGGAGGCGGCCCTGCGTAGGCACGAGGAGGAGGCACGTGACCTGCTGGAGTGGCTCGTGCAGCGCAAGGCGCGCGCTGCCGCCGAGCGCAACCTGCGCAATGAGCGCCACGAGAG GGCCAAGCAGGCGCGGATGTCCCTGGAGCTAAAGAAGGCTGCCAAGCGGACAGTGAGCATCAGCGA GAGTCCAAACACTGTAGGTGATGGGATCAGAGAGATGGCTGAGACTGTGACCCTGACTGCTGAGCCCCTATCCCTGGAGACTGAGGCTGGTGAGAAGTGGAAGAGGCCCTTCAG GTCTGCCTCCGCCACCTCCTTGACGCTCTCCCGCTGTGTGGATGTGGTGAAGGGGCTTCTgga ttTCAAGAAGAGGAGAGGCCACTCTGTTGGAGGAGCTCCTGAACAGCGATACCAGAGCATCCCTGTGTGTGGGGCCGTCCAGCCTCCTACCCAGGTTCAGGATGTGCTG AATGCCCACCTCTCCGAGGTCAATGCTGTTTGTTTTGGCCCCAATAGCAGCCTCCTGGCCACTGGAGGGGCTGACCGCTTCATCCATCTCTGGAACGTTGTGGGAG GTCGTCTGGAGGCCAACCAGACCCTTGAAGGAGCTGGTGGCAGCATCACCAGCGTGGACTTTGACCCTTCG GGCTCCCAGATATTGGCAGCTACTTACAATCAGGCTGCCCAGCTCTGGAAGGTGGGGGAGGCACAGTCCAAG GAGACACTGTCTGGACACACAGACAAGGTGACGGCTGCCAAATTCAAGCTAACAAGGCACCAGGCGGTGACTGGGAGCCGAGACCGGACAGTGAAGGAGTGGGACCTCGGCCGCGCCTACT GCTCCAGGACCATCAATGTCCTTTCGTACTGTAATGATGTGGTGTGTGGGGACCATGTAATCATTAGTGGCCACAATGACCAGAAGATCCGGTTCTGGGACAGCAG GGGCCCCTGCTGCACCCAGGTCATTCCTGTGCAGGGTCGGGTCACCTCCCTGAACCTCAGCCATGACCAGTTGCATCTGCTTAGCTGTTCCCGAGATAACACACTTAAGGTCATTGACCTTCGTGTCAGCAATATCCGCCAAGTATTCAG GGCTGATGGCTTCAAGTGTGGTTCTGACTGGACCAAAGCCGTGTTCAG TCCAGATAGAAGCTACGCACTGGcaggttcctgggatggagccctttATGTCTGGGATGTGGACACTGGGAAGCTGGAGGGCAGTCTACGGGGACCCCACTG caCTGCTGTCAACGCCGTGGCCTGGTGCTACTCTGGGAGCCACGTGGTGAGCGTGGACCAGGCCAGGAAGGTTGTGCTCTGGCACTAG
- the ATG16L2 gene encoding protein Atg16l2 isoform X4, with translation MEGPGAPGVPWKRHIVRQLRQRDRTQKALFLELVPAYNRLLEKAELLARISEKLQPEPNDATPATHQGPWEEESEPDSDQVPSPTTLRMKWQEEEEGLRLVCGEMAYQVVEKRAALGALESTLEERQSRLAALEARVAQLQEARAQQTRHLDAQRALNVAQRAAYEGLRAQAGLQEAALRRHEEEARDLLEWLVQRKARAAAERNLRNERHERAKQARMSLELKKAAKRTVSISESPNTVGDGIREMAETVTLTAEPLSLETEAGEKWKRPFRSASATSLTLSRCVDVVKGLLDFKKRRGHSVGGAPEQRYQSIPVCGAVQPPTQVQDVLVVWRPTRPLKELVAASPAWTLTLRAPRYWQLLTIRLPSSGRWGRHSPRGPCCTQVIPVQGRVTSLNLSHDQLHLLSCSRDNTLKVIDLRVSNIRQVFRADGFKCGSDWTKAVFSPDRSYALAGSWDGALYVWDVDTGKLEGSLRGPHCTAVNAVAWCYSGSHVVSVDQARKVVLWH, from the exons ATGGAGGGGCCTGGCGCCCCCGGTGTCCCCTGGAAACGCCACATAGTGCGGCAGCTTCGGCAGCGGGACCGCACGCAAAAGGCACTCTTCCTGGAACTGGTGCCTGCCT ATAACCGTCTCCTAGAGAAGGCTGAATTGTTGGCCCGGATCTCAGAGAAGCTGCAGCCAGAGCCAAACGATGCCACTCCTGCTACCCACCAGGGCCCCTG GGAGGAGGAATCGGAGCCCGATTCAGACCAAGTCCCTTCACCAACCACTCTGAGGATGAAGtggcaagaggaggaggaggggctccGGCTGGTCTGTGGTGAG ATGGCCTACCAGGTGGTGGAGAAGAGGGCAGCCCTGGGCGCCCTGGAGTCGACGCTGGAGGAGCGGCAGAGCAG gctggCGGCTCTGGAGGCCCGCGTGGCGCAGCTGCAGGAGGCGCGGGCGCAGCAGACCCGGCACCTGGACGCGCAGCGGGCGCTGAACGTAGCGCAGCGGGCGGCGTACGAGGGGCTCCGCGCGCAAGCCGGGCTCCAGGAGGCGGCCCTGCGTAGGCACGAGGAGGAGGCACGTGACCTGCTGGAGTGGCTCGTGCAGCGCAAGGCGCGCGCTGCCGCCGAGCGCAACCTGCGCAATGAGCGCCACGAGAG GGCCAAGCAGGCGCGGATGTCCCTGGAGCTAAAGAAGGCTGCCAAGCGGACAGTGAGCATCAGCGA GAGTCCAAACACTGTAGGTGATGGGATCAGAGAGATGGCTGAGACTGTGACCCTGACTGCTGAGCCCCTATCCCTGGAGACTGAGGCTGGTGAGAAGTGGAAGAGGCCCTTCAG GTCTGCCTCCGCCACCTCCTTGACGCTCTCCCGCTGTGTGGATGTGGTGAAGGGGCTTCTgga ttTCAAGAAGAGGAGAGGCCACTCTGTTGGAGGAGCTCCTGAACAGCGATACCAGAGCATCCCTGTGTGTGGGGCCGTCCAGCCTCCTACCCAGGTTCAGGATGTGCTG GTCGTCTGGAGGCCAACCAGACCCTTGAAGGAGCTGGTGGCAGCATCACCAGCGTGGACTTTGACCCTTCG GGCTCCCAGATATTGGCAGCTACTTACAATCAGGCTGCCCAGCTCTGGAAGGTGGGGGAGGCACAGTCCAAG GGGCCCCTGCTGCACCCAGGTCATTCCTGTGCAGGGTCGGGTCACCTCCCTGAACCTCAGCCATGACCAGTTGCATCTGCTTAGCTGTTCCCGAGATAACACACTTAAGGTCATTGACCTTCGTGTCAGCAATATCCGCCAAGTATTCAG GGCTGATGGCTTCAAGTGTGGTTCTGACTGGACCAAAGCCGTGTTCAG TCCAGATAGAAGCTACGCACTGGcaggttcctgggatggagccctttATGTCTGGGATGTGGACACTGGGAAGCTGGAGGGCAGTCTACGGGGACCCCACTG caCTGCTGTCAACGCCGTGGCCTGGTGCTACTCTGGGAGCCACGTGGTGAGCGTGGACCAGGCCAGGAAGGTTGTGCTCTGGCACTAG
- the ATG16L2 gene encoding protein Atg16l2 isoform X2 gives MEGPGAPGVPWKRHIVRQLRQRDRTQKALFLELVPAYNRLLEKAELLARISEKLQPEPNDATPATHQGPWEEESEPDSDQVPSPTTLRMKWQEEEEGLRLVCGEMAYQVVEKRAALGALESTLEERQSRLAALEARVAQLQEARAQQTRHLDAQRALNVAQRAAYEGLRAQAGLQEAALRRHEEEARDLLEWLVQRKARAAAERNLRNERHERAKQARMSLELKKAAKRTVSISESPNTVGDGIREMAETVTLTAEPLSLETEAGEKWKRPFSFKKRRGHSVGGAPEQRYQSIPVCGAVQPPTQVQDVLNAHLSEVNAVCFGPNSSLLATGGADRFIHLWNVVGGRLEANQTLEGAGGSITSVDFDPSGSQILAATYNQAAQLWKVGEAQSKETLSGHTDKVTAAKFKLTRHQAVTGSRDRTVKEWDLGRAYCSRTINVLSYCNDVVCGDHVIISGHNDQKIRFWDSRGPCCTQVIPVQGRVTSLNLSHDQLHLLSCSRDNTLKVIDLRVSNIRQVFRADGFKCGSDWTKAVFSPDRSYALAGSWDGALYVWDVDTGKLEGSLRGPHCTAVNAVAWCYSGSHVVSVDQARKVVLWH, from the exons ATGGAGGGGCCTGGCGCCCCCGGTGTCCCCTGGAAACGCCACATAGTGCGGCAGCTTCGGCAGCGGGACCGCACGCAAAAGGCACTCTTCCTGGAACTGGTGCCTGCCT ATAACCGTCTCCTAGAGAAGGCTGAATTGTTGGCCCGGATCTCAGAGAAGCTGCAGCCAGAGCCAAACGATGCCACTCCTGCTACCCACCAGGGCCCCTG GGAGGAGGAATCGGAGCCCGATTCAGACCAAGTCCCTTCACCAACCACTCTGAGGATGAAGtggcaagaggaggaggaggggctccGGCTGGTCTGTGGTGAG ATGGCCTACCAGGTGGTGGAGAAGAGGGCAGCCCTGGGCGCCCTGGAGTCGACGCTGGAGGAGCGGCAGAGCAG gctggCGGCTCTGGAGGCCCGCGTGGCGCAGCTGCAGGAGGCGCGGGCGCAGCAGACCCGGCACCTGGACGCGCAGCGGGCGCTGAACGTAGCGCAGCGGGCGGCGTACGAGGGGCTCCGCGCGCAAGCCGGGCTCCAGGAGGCGGCCCTGCGTAGGCACGAGGAGGAGGCACGTGACCTGCTGGAGTGGCTCGTGCAGCGCAAGGCGCGCGCTGCCGCCGAGCGCAACCTGCGCAATGAGCGCCACGAGAG GGCCAAGCAGGCGCGGATGTCCCTGGAGCTAAAGAAGGCTGCCAAGCGGACAGTGAGCATCAGCGA GAGTCCAAACACTGTAGGTGATGGGATCAGAGAGATGGCTGAGACTGTGACCCTGACTGCTGAGCCCCTATCCCTGGAGACTGAGGCTGGTGAGAAGTGGAAGAGGCCCTTCAG ttTCAAGAAGAGGAGAGGCCACTCTGTTGGAGGAGCTCCTGAACAGCGATACCAGAGCATCCCTGTGTGTGGGGCCGTCCAGCCTCCTACCCAGGTTCAGGATGTGCTG AATGCCCACCTCTCCGAGGTCAATGCTGTTTGTTTTGGCCCCAATAGCAGCCTCCTGGCCACTGGAGGGGCTGACCGCTTCATCCATCTCTGGAACGTTGTGGGAG GTCGTCTGGAGGCCAACCAGACCCTTGAAGGAGCTGGTGGCAGCATCACCAGCGTGGACTTTGACCCTTCG GGCTCCCAGATATTGGCAGCTACTTACAATCAGGCTGCCCAGCTCTGGAAGGTGGGGGAGGCACAGTCCAAG GAGACACTGTCTGGACACACAGACAAGGTGACGGCTGCCAAATTCAAGCTAACAAGGCACCAGGCGGTGACTGGGAGCCGAGACCGGACAGTGAAGGAGTGGGACCTCGGCCGCGCCTACT GCTCCAGGACCATCAATGTCCTTTCGTACTGTAATGATGTGGTGTGTGGGGACCATGTAATCATTAGTGGCCACAATGACCAGAAGATCCGGTTCTGGGACAGCAG GGGCCCCTGCTGCACCCAGGTCATTCCTGTGCAGGGTCGGGTCACCTCCCTGAACCTCAGCCATGACCAGTTGCATCTGCTTAGCTGTTCCCGAGATAACACACTTAAGGTCATTGACCTTCGTGTCAGCAATATCCGCCAAGTATTCAG GGCTGATGGCTTCAAGTGTGGTTCTGACTGGACCAAAGCCGTGTTCAG TCCAGATAGAAGCTACGCACTGGcaggttcctgggatggagccctttATGTCTGGGATGTGGACACTGGGAAGCTGGAGGGCAGTCTACGGGGACCCCACTG caCTGCTGTCAACGCCGTGGCCTGGTGCTACTCTGGGAGCCACGTGGTGAGCGTGGACCAGGCCAGGAAGGTTGTGCTCTGGCACTAG